One genomic window of uncultured delta proteobacterium includes the following:
- a CDS encoding Aminotransferase class I and II, translating to MKQPVCDAITSFIVMDVLEKAQKLEKAGKHIIHLEIGQPDFTTPECIMDAAAKAMRDGQTGYTHSMGILPLREALAAYYEREYGVTVSPERIIVTNGTSAAMLLLFAVLFDHGGSAVMADPTYACYANFVLHAGGNVISVPTLEEDGFQLNVEDVRAKLAPDTKAILVNSPSNPGGTIIAPDEFRALCGMGPMIVSDEIYHGLVYEGRAASVLEFSDDACALDGFSKRYAMTGWRLGWMVIPENLVHTVQKLQQNFMICANSMAQWGGIAALEQAGPDVERMRLEYDRRRKVLLAGLRSLGLTVKSDPVGAFYVLANARHLSNDSLALAFDILEKAGVGVAPGIDFGPGAEGYLRFSYANSVENIEEAMHRLGKYLANR from the coding sequence ATGAAACAGCCTGTTTGCGACGCCATTACCTCGTTTATCGTCATGGATGTTCTGGAAAAGGCCCAGAAACTGGAAAAAGCCGGGAAGCACATCATCCACCTGGAGATCGGCCAGCCGGACTTCACCACCCCGGAATGCATCATGGACGCGGCCGCCAAGGCCATGCGCGACGGCCAGACGGGCTATACGCACAGCATGGGCATTCTCCCCCTGCGGGAAGCCCTGGCCGCCTATTACGAGCGCGAATACGGCGTAACGGTCTCCCCGGAACGGATCATCGTGACCAACGGCACCTCGGCGGCCATGCTGCTGCTTTTCGCGGTCCTTTTCGACCACGGCGGCAGCGCGGTCATGGCGGACCCGACCTACGCCTGCTACGCGAACTTCGTCCTGCACGCGGGCGGGAACGTCATCAGCGTGCCGACCCTGGAGGAAGACGGCTTCCAGCTGAACGTGGAGGACGTCCGCGCCAAACTGGCGCCGGATACCAAGGCCATCCTGGTCAACTCCCCCTCCAACCCCGGCGGCACCATCATCGCGCCCGACGAGTTCAGGGCGCTCTGCGGCATGGGGCCGATGATCGTTTCCGACGAAATTTACCACGGCCTTGTCTATGAAGGCAGGGCGGCCAGCGTGCTCGAGTTTTCCGACGACGCCTGCGCCCTGGACGGCTTTTCCAAGCGCTACGCCATGACCGGCTGGCGTCTGGGCTGGATGGTCATCCCGGAAAACCTCGTGCATACCGTGCAGAAGTTGCAGCAGAACTTCATGATCTGCGCCAACTCCATGGCCCAATGGGGAGGCATCGCGGCGCTGGAACAGGCCGGGCCGGACGTGGAGCGCATGCGGCTTGAATACGACCGCCGCCGCAAGGTGCTGCTGGCGGGCCTGCGCTCGCTCGGCCTGACGGTCAAGTCCGACCCCGTCGGGGCGTTCTACGTGCTCGCCAACGCGCGGCACCTCAGCAACGACAGCCTGGCGCTGGCCTTCGACATCCTGGAAAAAGCCGGGGTGGGCGTGGCTCCAGGCATTGACTTCGGCCCCGGCGCGGAAGGGTATTTGCGCTTCTCCTACGCCAACTCCGTGGAAAATATCGAGGAAGCCATGCACCGCCTCGGGAAGTATCTGGCAAACAGGTAA
- a CDS encoding putative Mechanosensitive ion channel family protein (Evidence 3 : Function proposed based on presence of conserved amino acid motif, structural feature or limited homology), whose protein sequence is MMRTGTCSGLLLQRVLLAALCWCALALAPVNGPALAAEPAGVGDGLSSIWGSRAEDMSALIREIEELRRNAEALAAPLSKTVMDARTQYTRLSGLLQASREHPAEQLTLVQQMHVLHERLAQSAEPLENIAATMGRRLEEVGALRADMAAIAKEDSQAGAETGLGGTASLDTAEAKALGLYQSKLAEAERNLKGASTRLSAILTPVRSMQTRVERAVAGIEESLVGTWEQYYLTPSANNLDALAATPAVLLSWAASLESRLSFAYPQNGSGWFESGKRFFLGVLIFGLLGYLAGRGARALPGRWNRAVNTALGRPWVLCGLGLSVILASANQSGGFYFGFMLLGSLLLIIGVATVSWRLRKAAVPSLENKASPLNRIYIPAAVGVLMLFSDLPTRVLGVVWGLTMLLFLVFNITHRRALDREGLPLLERFSYNSAFYFALASLLVSLAGYSRMAILLFMLLFALVNIVTMGSALMALLHILADRVCSSEKSPLLNSLAQALSIPAAWMLALLCALPWLWAVPGARYMLMRFFSMGYEVGGASLDFSKGLLILILFFLFRSLASLGKTSMEHLPNKIPHIERGVIPPLRNLLVYAIWAVFGLMSLSVLGLDFTSLAVVAGGLSVGIGFGMQNIFNNLISGLMLIFGRTILVGDFIESGGVSGTVKEISIKSTVVETPERALVYLPNSTLMAGQFSNLTRNKGKGMVRRTVTVGVAYGSDTALVARLLLEVAEKHERVFKHPAPAVFFTNFGASSLDFSMNVFVDFAHAVGTLSDLRFGIEKIFAENGIEIPFPQLTMHVPGGLGLTGRA, encoded by the coding sequence ATGATGCGTACAGGCACATGTTCCGGATTGTTATTGCAGCGTGTCCTGCTGGCGGCGCTCTGCTGGTGCGCCTTGGCCCTGGCTCCCGTCAACGGCCCGGCCCTGGCGGCCGAACCCGCCGGGGTGGGTGACGGTCTTTCATCCATATGGGGCAGCCGGGCCGAAGACATGAGCGCCCTGATCCGGGAAATAGAGGAATTGCGCCGGAACGCCGAAGCGCTGGCCGCTCCCTTGTCCAAAACGGTGATGGACGCCAGAACCCAGTACACCAGGCTTTCCGGTTTGTTGCAGGCGTCGCGCGAGCACCCGGCCGAGCAGCTTACCCTGGTGCAGCAGATGCACGTGCTGCACGAGCGCCTGGCACAGAGCGCCGAGCCCCTGGAAAACATCGCCGCGACCATGGGCCGCCGCCTGGAGGAAGTGGGGGCCTTGCGCGCGGATATGGCGGCTATCGCCAAAGAGGACAGCCAGGCCGGCGCGGAAACCGGGCTTGGCGGCACGGCCTCGCTGGACACGGCGGAAGCCAAGGCTCTGGGGCTGTATCAGAGCAAGCTGGCTGAAGCGGAGCGCAACCTGAAAGGCGCGTCCACAAGGCTTTCCGCCATCCTGACCCCGGTCCGCTCCATGCAGACCAGGGTTGAAAGGGCAGTGGCCGGTATTGAGGAAAGCTTGGTCGGCACCTGGGAACAATACTATCTGACCCCCTCGGCCAACAACCTGGACGCGTTGGCCGCCACCCCGGCCGTGCTGCTTTCCTGGGCGGCTTCCCTGGAGTCCCGTCTGAGTTTTGCTTACCCGCAGAACGGATCAGGATGGTTTGAGTCCGGCAAGCGGTTTTTCCTCGGCGTGCTGATTTTCGGCCTGTTGGGCTATCTGGCCGGGCGCGGCGCGCGCGCCTTGCCCGGACGCTGGAACAGAGCCGTGAACACGGCCCTGGGCCGCCCCTGGGTTCTCTGCGGTCTGGGCCTGTCCGTGATTCTGGCCTCGGCCAACCAGTCCGGCGGGTTTTATTTCGGCTTCATGCTGCTCGGCTCGCTGTTGCTCATCATCGGGGTGGCGACCGTGAGCTGGCGGCTGCGTAAAGCAGCGGTACCCAGCCTTGAAAATAAGGCCTCGCCGCTCAACCGTATTTACATCCCCGCGGCCGTCGGCGTGCTGATGCTTTTCTCGGACCTGCCCACCAGGGTGCTGGGCGTGGTCTGGGGACTGACCATGCTGCTGTTCCTGGTCTTCAACATAACCCACCGCCGCGCCCTGGACAGGGAAGGCCTGCCGTTGCTCGAGCGTTTTTCTTACAACAGCGCCTTCTATTTCGCTCTGGCCTCGCTCCTGGTCAGCCTGGCCGGGTACAGCCGCATGGCCATTCTCCTGTTCATGCTGCTTTTCGCCCTTGTCAACATCGTGACCATGGGCAGCGCCCTGATGGCGCTTCTGCACATTCTGGCCGACCGGGTGTGCTCCAGCGAGAAAAGCCCGCTGCTCAACTCCCTGGCCCAGGCCCTGAGCATCCCCGCCGCCTGGATGCTGGCGCTCCTGTGCGCCCTGCCCTGGCTCTGGGCCGTGCCCGGCGCGCGCTACATGCTGATGCGGTTCTTCTCCATGGGGTACGAGGTGGGCGGCGCCTCGCTGGATTTTTCCAAAGGGCTCCTCATCCTCATCCTCTTTTTTCTGTTCCGTTCCCTGGCAAGCCTCGGCAAAACCAGCATGGAGCATCTGCCGAACAAAATCCCGCATATCGAGCGGGGCGTTATCCCGCCCCTGCGCAATCTGCTGGTGTACGCCATCTGGGCGGTGTTCGGGCTGATGTCGCTCAGCGTGCTCGGCCTTGACTTCACCAGCCTGGCTGTTGTGGCCGGCGGTCTGAGCGTGGGCATCGGCTTCGGCATGCAGAATATTTTCAACAACTTGATAAGCGGCCTGATGCTTATTTTCGGGCGCACCATCCTGGTAGGCGATTTTATTGAATCGGGCGGCGTTTCCGGCACGGTCAAGGAAATCAGCATCAAGTCCACGGTGGTGGAAACCCCGGAACGCGCCCTGGTGTATCTGCCCAACTCCACGCTCATGGCCGGACAATTCAGCAACCTGACGCGCAACAAGGGCAAGGGCATGGTGCGCCGGACCGTCACCGTGGGGGTCGCGTACGGCTCGGATACCGCCCTGGTCGCCAGACTGCTGCTGGAAGTGGCGGAAAAGCACGAGCGCGTCTTCAAACACCCGGCCCCGGCTGTTTTTTTCACTAACTTCGGGGCCAGTTCACTGGATTTCAGCATGAATGTGTTTGTGGATTTCGCCCACGCCGTGGGCACGCTTTCAGACCTGCGTTTCGGCATTGAAAAGATATTCGCGGAAAACGGCATCGAAATACCGTTCCCGCAGCTCACCATGCACGTTCCCGGCGGGCTGGGGCTCACCGGGCGGGCGTAG
- a CDS encoding putative Phenylacetate-coenzyme A ligase (Evidence 3 : Function proposed based on presence of conserved amino acid motif, structural feature or limited homology), with product MTRKDRTEGIYSRREVLDEGERKQYYLIQLKELLSYAYRYSEDVKKRFDRAQFNVDKLKTLSDLKHIPILKKKELIFLQSMGPRLGGLLTKDLGELKRVFLSPGPIFDPEDRADDYWGYTEAFYSIGFRPGDVAQVTFNYHLAPAGLMFEEPLRNLGCAVVPAGPGNATTQIEIMQKLRVSGYVGTPSYLLHLAQKGEEKGLNLRKDLFLEVAFVTGEKFSEKMRNQLEKKFDLIMRQGYGTADVGCIGYECFHKNGLHIANRAYVEICHPDTGIPLKDGEVGEVVVTAFNKTYPLIRLATGDLSYIDRAPCACGRTSPRLGNIVGRVDTTARIKGMFVYPHQVEQVIARFEEIKRWQIEVTNPGGIDEMTLYIETSNFKREEDLLHQFRERIKLRPELKILEPGSLPPQIRLIEDKRVWD from the coding sequence ATGACACGCAAGGACCGCACAGAGGGTATTTACAGCCGCCGCGAAGTGCTGGACGAGGGTGAGCGCAAGCAATACTACCTCATTCAGCTGAAGGAACTTCTGAGCTACGCCTACCGCTACTCGGAAGACGTGAAAAAGCGCTTTGACCGCGCCCAGTTCAACGTGGACAAGCTGAAAACCCTTTCGGACCTCAAACACATTCCCATTCTGAAGAAAAAGGAACTCATCTTCCTGCAATCCATGGGGCCGCGTCTCGGCGGCTTGTTGACCAAGGACCTCGGCGAGCTCAAACGCGTGTTCCTTTCCCCCGGCCCCATTTTCGACCCCGAAGACCGGGCGGACGATTACTGGGGATACACGGAAGCCTTTTATTCCATCGGGTTCCGCCCCGGCGACGTGGCCCAGGTGACGTTCAACTATCACCTGGCCCCGGCGGGCCTCATGTTCGAGGAACCGCTGCGCAACCTGGGTTGCGCCGTGGTCCCGGCAGGACCGGGCAACGCCACCACCCAGATCGAAATCATGCAGAAACTCCGCGTTTCCGGATACGTGGGCACGCCGAGCTACCTGTTGCACCTGGCCCAGAAAGGCGAGGAAAAGGGCCTTAACCTGCGCAAGGACCTGTTCCTGGAAGTGGCCTTTGTGACCGGCGAAAAATTCTCGGAAAAGATGCGCAACCAGCTCGAAAAGAAATTCGACCTCATCATGCGCCAGGGGTACGGCACGGCGGACGTGGGCTGCATCGGCTACGAATGCTTCCACAAGAACGGGTTGCATATCGCCAACCGCGCCTACGTGGAAATCTGCCATCCGGATACGGGCATCCCGCTCAAAGACGGCGAAGTGGGCGAAGTGGTGGTTACGGCCTTCAACAAGACCTACCCCCTCATCCGCCTCGCCACCGGCGACCTTTCCTACATCGACCGCGCGCCCTGCGCCTGCGGCCGCACCAGCCCGAGGCTGGGCAACATCGTGGGCCGGGTGGACACCACCGCCCGCATCAAGGGCATGTTCGTTTACCCGCACCAGGTGGAACAGGTCATCGCCCGCTTTGAGGAAATCAAGCGCTGGCAGATCGAGGTCACCAACCCCGGCGGCATCGACGAAATGACCCTGTACATCGAAACCAGCAACTTCAAACGCGAGGAAGACCTGCTGCACCAGTTCCGCGAACGCATCAAACTGCGGCCGGAACTGAAAATCCTGGAGCCCGGTTCCCTCCCGCCGCAGATCCGTCTCATCGAAGACAAGCGCGTTTGGGATTGA
- a CDS encoding Formamidopyrimidine-DNA glycosylase → MPELPEVETIARTLRPQVENRVISAVRILLPKSMAAGEPLLPIVVPARIHAVRRRAKLLLLDLAAGESPVPTHLLAFHLKMTGKLFVHGAATEPDKHTRLVFELAPDRTSPDHTGPAARLFFDDMRTFGYCRLMRPEDLASWPFWTALGPEPLTLAPEDFSRALGSRKGSIKSLLLDQTVIAGIGNIYADEACFRSGIHPATPGNRLSEAQRAALLHTVQDVLNESIKECGSSIRDYRDANGDAGAFQNSFRVYGRANQACLVCGSKLQKTVIATRTTVFCPRCQNP, encoded by the coding sequence ATGCCTGAACTGCCGGAAGTTGAAACAATAGCCCGAACGCTCCGCCCGCAGGTGGAAAACCGCGTCATAAGCGCGGTTCGCATCCTGCTGCCCAAAAGCATGGCCGCCGGAGAACCGCTGCTGCCCATCGTTGTGCCCGCCAGGATTCACGCCGTGCGCCGCCGCGCCAAACTCCTGCTCCTGGACCTTGCCGCCGGGGAATCGCCCGTTCCCACCCACCTTCTGGCCTTCCACCTGAAAATGACAGGCAAGCTGTTCGTGCACGGCGCGGCGACGGAACCGGACAAACACACCCGCCTGGTCTTTGAGCTCGCGCCGGACCGGACTTCCCCCGACCACACGGGCCCGGCCGCCCGCCTGTTTTTCGACGACATGCGCACCTTCGGGTACTGCCGCCTCATGCGGCCGGAGGATCTCGCCTCCTGGCCCTTCTGGACGGCGCTGGGCCCGGAACCCCTGACCCTTGCGCCGGAGGACTTTTCCCGGGCTCTCGGCAGCCGGAAAGGGAGCATCAAGTCCCTGCTGCTGGACCAGACGGTCATCGCGGGCATCGGCAACATCTATGCGGACGAAGCCTGCTTCCGTAGCGGCATCCACCCGGCAACGCCGGGCAACCGCCTTTCGGAAGCGCAACGCGCGGCGCTTTTGCATACCGTGCAGGATGTTTTGAACGAATCGATCAAAGAATGCGGCAGTTCCATCCGGGACTACCGCGACGCCAACGGCGACGCCGGGGCGTTCCAGAACAGCTTCCGCGTATACGGAAGGGCGAACCAGGCCTGCCTGGTCTGCGGCTCGAAGCTGCAAAAAACGGTTATCGCAACACGGACCACCGTCTTCTGTCCCCGCTGCCAGAATCCTTAG
- a CDS encoding hypothetical protein (Evidence 5 : No homology to any previously reported sequences), whose amino-acid sequence MTEMEFFLVASAIMIIGAALHSITRKKKTHPATNCIARVLQGKANLLEAQTAAAILGGGIRRYAERCDMPPLFIRACGDLYEDFFPPRRPDPSLPSKTQANALLAAVINRYSESGNRKPADVRDIRAFNLCDGAGFGLATFRRLAEVIPEVTSMAGSLAPPPDAESREMYASLYREAGRLTSLPQELVETALKTRLAAIPLAAPEAGTAACRETPEPGPSV is encoded by the coding sequence ATGACCGAAATGGAATTCTTTCTTGTCGCAAGCGCCATTATGATTATCGGGGCGGCCCTGCACAGCATTACGCGGAAAAAAAAGACGCACCCCGCGACGAACTGTATCGCCAGGGTCCTGCAAGGCAAGGCCAATCTCCTCGAGGCCCAGACGGCCGCGGCCATACTCGGCGGCGGCATCCGCCGGTACGCGGAACGGTGCGACATGCCGCCGCTGTTCATCCGGGCCTGCGGCGATTTGTATGAAGATTTTTTCCCGCCCAGACGCCCGGACCCGAGCCTGCCGTCCAAAACGCAGGCAAACGCCCTGCTGGCGGCCGTTATCAACCGTTACTCGGAATCCGGCAACCGCAAGCCCGCGGACGTCAGAGACATCAGGGCCTTCAATCTTTGCGACGGGGCGGGGTTTGGCCTGGCCACCTTCCGCCGTCTGGCCGAAGTCATCCCGGAGGTGACGTCCATGGCCGGCTCCCTGGCCCCCCCTCCGGACGCCGAGAGCAGGGAAATGTATGCCTCCCTCTACCGGGAAGCCGGGAGATTGACCAGCCTGCCCCAGGAACTCGTCGAGACGGCCCTGAAAACCCGCCTGGCCGCGATACCCCTTGCCGCTCCGGAGGCCGGGACGGCCGCCTGCCGGGAAACGCCCGAACCCGGCCCATCCGTGTAA
- a CDS encoding MarR family transcriptional regulator (fragment), giving the protein MRTPTITIAQGYRPGAIGRIAEMHAVFYSAHAGFGHFFEGKVAAGLAEFTTRLANPRNALWTALDGNRIVGSVAIDGEDLGDNTAHLRWFILDDGFRGRGIGRALLAEAVAFCDRSGFAATRLWTFSTLLAARKLYESFGFVLEQEYAGTQWGEEVLEQVFARKKDG; this is encoded by the coding sequence ATGCGAACACCGACAATAACCATAGCGCAAGGATACCGGCCCGGCGCCATCGGCCGCATTGCCGAGATGCACGCCGTCTTTTACAGCGCCCATGCCGGTTTCGGCCATTTTTTCGAAGGCAAGGTAGCCGCCGGACTCGCAGAATTCACAACCAGGCTGGCCAACCCGCGCAACGCCCTCTGGACGGCCCTGGACGGAAACCGCATCGTGGGTTCCGTCGCCATTGACGGCGAGGACCTGGGCGACAACACGGCCCACTTGCGCTGGTTTATTCTGGATGACGGGTTTCGCGGTCGGGGGATAGGCCGCGCGCTGCTGGCCGAAGCCGTCGCGTTTTGCGACCGCTCCGGCTTTGCGGCAACCAGGCTCTGGACGTTCAGCACCCTGCTTGCCGCCAGAAAACTGTATGAATCGTTCGGGTTCGTTCTGGAACAGGAATACGCCGGGACGCAATGGGGCGAAGAAGTTCTGGAGCAGGTTTTCGCGCGGAAAAAAGACGGCTGA
- the exoA gene encoding Exodeoxyribonuclease, translated as MKLLSWNVNGFRAVTGKPGWNSFCACDADIIGLQETKAHETQIADDLRAREGMHAAWLSSTVKKGYSGVAVFSRPKPLAVTLDLPDPAWQGEGRLIHMEFDAFHYCNVYFPNGQSGEERLAYKLGYYDAFLDYAQTLRKTKPVVVCGDFNTAHRPIDLARPKANEETSGFLPIERAWLDTFVAHGYVDTFRHVHGDVPDHYSWWSYRFKAREKNVGWRIDYFFVSEELRGAVKNAWIETDIMGSDHCPVGLELAL; from the coding sequence ATGAAACTACTATCCTGGAACGTCAACGGCTTTCGGGCCGTGACCGGCAAGCCCGGCTGGAACTCCTTTTGCGCGTGCGATGCCGACATTATCGGCCTGCAGGAAACCAAAGCCCACGAAACCCAGATCGCGGACGATCTTCGCGCGCGGGAAGGCATGCACGCGGCGTGGCTCTCGTCCACGGTCAAGAAGGGGTATTCCGGGGTGGCCGTTTTTTCCCGTCCGAAGCCCCTGGCCGTGACCCTGGATCTGCCCGACCCCGCCTGGCAGGGGGAAGGGCGGCTCATCCATATGGAATTCGACGCCTTCCATTACTGCAATGTGTATTTTCCCAACGGCCAGTCCGGGGAAGAGCGGCTCGCCTACAAGCTCGGCTATTACGACGCCTTCCTCGACTACGCGCAAACGCTGCGCAAAACAAAACCCGTCGTCGTGTGCGGCGACTTCAACACCGCGCACCGCCCCATCGACCTGGCCCGGCCCAAAGCCAATGAGGAAACCTCCGGCTTTCTGCCCATCGAGCGGGCCTGGCTGGACACGTTCGTGGCCCACGGCTATGTGGACACGTTCCGCCACGTCCACGGCGACGTTCCGGATCACTACTCGTGGTGGTCATACCGGTTCAAGGCCCGGGAGAAAAACGTGGGGTGGAGGATCGACTATTTTTTCGTTTCCGAGGAACTCAGGGGAGCCGTGAAAAACGCCTGGATCGAAACGGACATTATGGGGTCGGATCACTGCCCAGTGGGGCTGGAATTGGCGTTGTAG
- a CDS encoding putative Protein MurJ homolog (Evidence 3 : Function proposed based on presence of conserved amino acid motif, structural feature or limited homology) produces the protein MTPPDRSPTDNALALGQGTLASRILGFARDAAIAALLGGGWMADALLLAFRLPNFARSLLADGAFAYSLVPAYRTLKDLDPERAWTFVRSMTLSLFAIFGFLVFMGAVFSEHVAIILAPGFHNMPDVLAMASGFMALCLLSLPLVSGAAVNSAALMAEGQFNPPAYASAVFNIVVILSVGLAFVLFGAGDERAPYVLCIGIIAAGMVQWGYQTLFLRRLGFSPRGPVSFKDPVFTRALRALPPSILGVGGHQVNLLLATLLASFLAEGSISALYFAERLIGFPLGIIGASMGLAALSDLSKIASTFRGRAGDPRQDLLAANRALFAERLVKSNRVTLFFALPAAVGTACLAVPLTSVIFGYGEFDSEALLRTSNALLAYIVGLPALALIRPLLAGLGALDDTKTPMRAALAGIIATSGFGAALLVTGAAWGPALAVSLAAWTNAAILIRALVKSGYHPLPGLAWPLKTLAACGVMAACVIVSAGFFHSNIGKAATVPLGVAAYFAAAAVLRLEESAMTFRIAKKALWEKREKA, from the coding sequence GTGACGCCTCCCGATCGTTCTCCCACGGACAATGCCCTGGCCCTCGGCCAAGGCACGTTGGCATCGCGCATTCTCGGCTTCGCCCGGGATGCGGCCATTGCCGCCCTTCTCGGCGGCGGCTGGATGGCCGACGCTCTTCTTCTCGCCTTCCGGCTGCCCAATTTCGCGCGCTCGCTCCTGGCGGACGGCGCCTTCGCCTACAGCCTCGTGCCCGCCTACCGCACGCTGAAAGACCTGGACCCCGAACGGGCCTGGACTTTCGTCCGGTCCATGACGCTCTCCCTTTTCGCGATCTTCGGCTTCCTCGTTTTTATGGGCGCGGTTTTTTCAGAGCACGTCGCCATTATTCTCGCGCCGGGGTTCCACAACATGCCGGACGTGCTGGCCATGGCTTCCGGCTTCATGGCGCTCTGCCTTCTCTCCCTGCCGCTGGTTTCCGGCGCGGCCGTCAACTCGGCGGCGCTCATGGCGGAAGGGCAGTTCAACCCGCCGGCCTATGCCTCGGCGGTCTTCAACATCGTGGTCATCCTGTCCGTGGGGCTGGCGTTCGTTCTCTTCGGCGCCGGGGACGAGCGCGCGCCGTACGTGCTCTGCATCGGAATCATCGCCGCCGGCATGGTGCAGTGGGGGTACCAGACCCTTTTCCTCCGCCGCCTGGGTTTTTCCCCACGCGGGCCGGTATCCTTCAAAGACCCTGTCTTCACGCGGGCGCTGCGGGCGCTGCCGCCATCCATCCTCGGGGTGGGCGGCCATCAGGTGAACCTGCTCCTGGCCACGCTCCTGGCCTCCTTCCTGGCGGAAGGCAGCATCAGCGCCCTGTATTTCGCGGAACGGCTCATCGGGTTCCCGCTCGGCATCATCGGCGCGTCCATGGGGCTGGCGGCCTTGTCCGACCTTTCAAAAATAGCGTCCACCTTCAGGGGCAGGGCCGGTGATCCCCGGCAGGACCTGCTTGCCGCCAACAGGGCCCTGTTCGCGGAACGCCTGGTCAAATCGAACCGGGTCACGCTCTTTTTCGCTTTGCCCGCGGCGGTCGGCACGGCCTGCCTTGCCGTTCCCCTGACGTCCGTCATTTTCGGGTACGGCGAGTTCGATAGCGAAGCCCTGCTGCGGACAAGCAACGCGCTGCTGGCCTATATCGTGGGCCTGCCCGCCCTGGCGCTTATCCGGCCCCTTCTGGCGGGGCTCGGCGCGCTGGACGATACCAAAACCCCCATGCGGGCGGCGCTTGCGGGGATTATTGCAACAAGCGGCTTCGGCGCGGCGCTGCTTGTTACGGGCGCGGCCTGGGGCCCGGCCCTTGCCGTGTCGCTCGCGGCCTGGACCAATGCGGCCATTCTCATCCGCGCCCTCGTAAAATCCGGATACCACCCGCTGCCCGGCCTCGCCTGGCCCCTGAAAACCCTGGCCGCCTGCGGCGTCATGGCCGCTTGCGTCATTGTGTCGGCGGGCTTTTTCCACTCGAACATCGGCAAGGCGGCCACCGTGCCGCTCGGCGTGGCGGCGTATTTCGCGGCGGCGGCGGTCCTGCGTCTGGAGGAAAGCGCCATGACGTTCCGCATCGCCAAAAAAGCGTTGTGGGAAAAAAGGGAGAAAGCCTGA
- a CDS encoding conserved hypothetical protein (Evidence 4 : Homologs of previously reported genes of unknown function), producing the protein MNTVDLSETMFHIARMKDSIAVFEEKHIRRVYDEKTETWFFSVVDIIQVLTEQPDFQTARKYWNKLKERLKKEGSELVTNCHRLKLTAQDGKKYLTDVASAETLLRLVQSVPSPKAEPIKLWLAKVGYERIQEMADPEIALNRSRQLWQQHGRSKKWIEQRMLGQETRNKLTDYWKDHEVKEGQEYAILTNIIHQEWSGVSVKRHKDMKGLKTQNLRDHMTEAELIFTALAELSTRQIAESMNATGLEENAVAGKTGGGIARQARKELEEKTGQKVVTGSSHILPPAGDEQAKK; encoded by the coding sequence GTGAACACCGTTGACTTGAGCGAGACCATGTTTCATATTGCCCGAATGAAAGACTCCATTGCCGTTTTTGAGGAAAAGCACATCCGCCGGGTGTACGACGAGAAGACCGAGACCTGGTTTTTCTCTGTGGTTGACATTATTCAGGTACTCACGGAGCAACCGGATTTTCAGACCGCCCGCAAGTATTGGAATAAGCTGAAGGAGCGTCTCAAAAAAGAAGGAAGCGAGTTGGTGACAAATTGTCACCGACTGAAGCTAACAGCTCAGGATGGTAAGAAATACCTCACAGACGTTGCCAGCGCTGAAACGCTTCTCCGGCTCGTTCAGTCCGTGCCGAGTCCCAAGGCCGAACCAATCAAGCTCTGGCTGGCCAAGGTGGGATACGAGCGTATTCAGGAAATGGCGGACCCGGAAATAGCCTTGAATCGCTCACGCCAACTTTGGCAGCAGCACGGCCGCTCGAAGAAATGGATAGAGCAACGTATGCTGGGCCAGGAAACCCGGAACAAGCTCACTGACTACTGGAAAGACCACGAGGTCAAAGAGGGGCAGGAATACGCCATTCTGACCAACATCATTCATCAGGAATGGTCTGGCGTAAGCGTGAAGCGGCACAAAGACATGAAGGGGCTGAAAACCCAGAACCTGCGTGACCACATGACCGAGGCGGAATTGATTTTCACCGCCCTGGCGGAACTCTCCACCCGGCAGATAGCCGAGAGCATGAACGCCACAGGGCTTGAAGAAAACGCGGTGGCCGGAAAGACCGGCGGCGGCATCGCCCGCCAGGCTCGCAAGGAGTTGGAAGAAAAGACGGGGCAAAAAGTGGTCACCGGCAGTAGTCATATTCTTCCGCCTGCCGGAGATGAGCAGGCTAAAAAATAA
- a CDS encoding hypothetical protein (Evidence 5 : No homology to any previously reported sequences), protein MRTEAQSPKKAHEHAAWLLVKVSVRDVVAEAQGPCLLKNAEFQMLAVLLGVERSKPF, encoded by the coding sequence ATGCGCACGGAGGCACAGTCGCCCAAAAAAGCCCATGAGCACGCGGCGTGGCTGTTAGTTAAAGTTAGTGTGCGAGATGTGGTTGCTGAAGCCCAAGGCCCATGCCTGTTGAAGAATGCTGAATTCCAAATGCTTGCGGTTCTGCTCGGCGTTGAGCGGAGCAAGCCTTTCTGA